TGCCCTGGGCAAGACCATGGCCTGTGTTGCTGCTGCCTCCTGCAGATCTAAGGACATGTCCCCATCTGGTTGTGGCAGAGACCAATATGCCAAGATCAACATTCAGTGGCTCTGCAGGCCATTGCTGGAGCTGCAGACTTATCTCACACTAAGTTCTCCAACAGCCTGTGCTTGGAAATAGTACTTGCCCATCATCACGGTTTGTTTGTATTAGCACCagcttattttgttttcctcttccctaTAACTTTGACATGGCCCTCACTGATCTCCTGAATGATGTTGAAATCGCTGCTGGCCTACGGAGCTGCCACAGTAACGCCTGCCTTTTAAAAGCCTCCTGCCTTTTCTCTTTGCCTTTCAAATTCCCATTTCCCTGCCTTCCAATCACTCAGTTCCAGTAGAAACAGAAAAGGCAACCGAATAGCCTGAAATACCCTAGCATGCTTTATCATCTCTAGTGTCCATCACAAAGTTATCTCTccaaatttgttttacaaactaCATTTCTACTTGTATTCTCCCCCCAATAAGGCAAGGAGGTAGAATACATGTGAATTTTAACCTGTACTTGGCCTAAAGCCTAATTCCCccaacacttatgcatgtgagtcactttaatcagaaaaatagTTACACGGGAggaaatcctggcctcagtgaagttagtgataaaactcccattgacatctgttgggtcaggatttcacacacTGAGTTCAGTGAAAATTACTTGTATGAGTGACTTCACTACTTGAACATGTAAATCTCTGCAGGAATGAGTCCAGAGTCATTCGCTTTTCTCCCTAAGCTTCAGAGAGATCAATGATTGAAATGTTCAGTTCATCTGAAATAGACTAAGAAAATCAATGAATTATTGAGGAGCTTCATTGTGCTGAGGAGCAAAACAGCCTCTTTGCAGTTTGGTgaatataacaaatggaaaaaactgGGGCGTCTTTTCAGGTTCCTAATCTCTAACCTCTCTTCTCTATCACTTCTTGCTGACCTCCCTCAGATGCAGATTCCTTCAGTTACAAAACCTTTGTCATCAAAGTGGGTCTGAACTCCAAGTCCAAGAACAGCTGGCCAAAGTCTTTGGAATCCTTGCCCTTGATAGGAGTGGCTTCATTGAGGAAGATGAGCTGAAGTAAGTGGATCAAAACACTATAAACAAATTTGGACTTCAGGATCACAAAATGCACTGCAGCATGGGATTAGAAATAGACTTATTCTGATTTGTATTTTTGAAACCTAGGCTGCAATTACtcacttttttccatttgtgtttAGGCTGAAAAccacaagaaaaatatttaagaaaaaacacttgGGTTCCTGGTTTATTTTATTGCCTAGTGTCCACTGCAAGAAGAGAACAATAGGAAGTCCAAAAAGGGTGGAGCACAAGGACAAGTCAGTTACATAgctctgaaaatatttattttgtatgagGATAACTAACAGgcttttaaaagaatgaaaaacagcagTTCTGCTGGAGTTTGGCTTTTGTGCTCTAAATTCTAATGCTATTGACTTCTTAAATCCCTAATCTTAAAGAAGCTAATCATATGAAtctcattttgaaataaaagttaGGATGGCTAAATTGTTACTGGTCATATCATCAGTCTAAATTTCCAGGGATGATATCCTgaccccctgaagtcaatgggaattttgccattgaattcaatgg
Above is a window of Dermochelys coriacea isolate rDerCor1 chromosome 10, rDerCor1.pri.v4, whole genome shotgun sequence DNA encoding:
- the LOC119862455 gene encoding LOW QUALITY PROTEIN: parvalbumin beta-like (The sequence of the model RefSeq protein was modified relative to this genomic sequence to represent the inferred CDS: inserted 1 base in 1 codon); this encodes MALTDLLNDVEIAAGLRSCHNADSFSYKTFVIKVGLNSKSXEQLAKVFGILALDRSGFIEEDELKLFLQNFSTSIRTLTDADD